In a single window of the Desulfovibrio mangrovi genome:
- a CDS encoding cytochrome c family protein — protein MRVGRLLLVLFLCSGVLCAANSLALAQEYVGTKACADCHEGQYARFMEHSKKAHSWKSISVMASDLTAEEKEGCYECHTTGYGKGGFISYEKTPHLADVGCETCHGPGGEHVESGGDPETIRKTPELADCESCHNESRIGAFDFRPLIHSGAH, from the coding sequence ATGAGAGTTGGTAGGCTGTTGTTGGTTCTTTTTTTGTGTTCCGGGGTACTGTGCGCTGCAAACTCTCTGGCGTTGGCACAGGAGTATGTTGGAACCAAGGCTTGCGCAGACTGTCATGAAGGGCAGTATGCCCGCTTTATGGAGCACTCCAAGAAGGCGCACTCCTGGAAGAGTATCAGCGTGATGGCCAGCGACCTGACAGCCGAGGAAAAGGAAGGCTGTTACGAGTGTCATACCACCGGATATGGCAAAGGTGGCTTTATCAGCTACGAAAAGACGCCGCATCTTGCTGATGTGGGGTGCGAGACATGTCACGGCCCGGGCGGCGAACATGTTGAATCGGGCGGCGATCCCGAAACGATCCGCAAGACTCCGGAACTGGCTGACTGCGAATCCTGTCATAATGAGAGCCGCATTGGTGCGTTCGACTTCAGGCCGCTGATCCATAGCGGGGCTCACTAA
- a CDS encoding methyl-accepting chemotaxis protein, whose protein sequence is MPEFIRNSIGAKTSLLVSLISFIIFAGLVGISSYMQRESMMKELDKAMTTTSELVQLSIEKPMVVGNDKATREEFKFLSETYRDMVIYLTNYKGNITYSTNKASERKALDSIVKHDAFSALASKALKSEIRESTIMEYEGGTHFVRVTSIPNEQACHHCHGGSQPILGQMVVMQDISPTIAAIDFQLYENLAISFGGLLTLIGAVVFFIRRSVVRPLLHIAHGSEEVSKGNLNADLVVDSQDELGSLSRNLGDMVAKLKTELGFSKGILDGMTTPALVVDNDGRISFTNPALLKLVGRTGKPSDFIGQLVGEFMYSDPGRETISHKVLRSRSPIIGHESSFTNRLGDQVTMVVDSSPIYDLDGKLIGAFTICTDMTEVRRQQALVEAQNETITHAAHAAGQVSEQVSSASEELSAQIQQSSAGADEQRKLTGESATAMTEMNASVLEVAQNASLAAESASEAQHQAIEGAKVVDMAVQKINSVADQANMLKDEMGELGRQAQGIGQIITVIEDIADQTNLLALNAAIEAARAGEAGRGFAVVADEVRKLAEKTMSATREVVDFVGAIQDCAKRNVAATDKAVTLVAESTDLASQSGQALHTIVGMVESTADQVRAIATASEQQSAASEEISRSVEEINTISTETAQAMLESAKAVADLARLAQELNAIIEEMRGSK, encoded by the coding sequence ATGCCAGAATTTATCCGTAATTCCATAGGAGCCAAAACGTCTCTGCTGGTTTCTCTCATCTCTTTCATCATTTTTGCCGGACTTGTGGGCATAAGCAGCTATATGCAGCGTGAAAGCATGATGAAGGAACTGGACAAGGCCATGACCACCACTTCCGAGTTGGTCCAGCTTTCCATTGAAAAACCCATGGTGGTAGGTAACGACAAGGCCACTCGCGAGGAGTTCAAGTTTCTTTCCGAAACATACAGGGACATGGTGATTTATCTCACCAACTACAAGGGCAACATTACGTATAGTACCAACAAGGCATCCGAGCGTAAGGCCCTTGATTCCATAGTCAAGCATGATGCCTTTTCTGCGCTTGCTTCCAAAGCCCTGAAGTCCGAGATTCGCGAAAGCACGATCATGGAATACGAAGGCGGCACGCACTTTGTTCGTGTCACCAGTATCCCCAATGAGCAGGCCTGCCACCATTGTCATGGCGGCTCACAGCCTATCCTCGGCCAGATGGTGGTGATGCAGGATATCTCCCCCACCATTGCGGCGATCGATTTTCAGCTCTATGAGAATCTTGCCATTTCCTTCGGCGGCCTGCTGACGCTTATCGGCGCGGTGGTCTTCTTTATTCGTCGCAGCGTAGTTCGTCCCTTGCTGCACATCGCCCACGGCAGTGAAGAGGTCAGCAAGGGCAACCTTAACGCAGATCTTGTGGTGGATTCGCAGGATGAACTCGGTTCTCTTTCCCGCAACCTTGGTGACATGGTTGCCAAGCTGAAGACAGAGCTCGGTTTCTCCAAGGGGATTCTCGACGGTATGACCACCCCTGCGCTGGTTGTTGACAATGACGGTCGTATCTCCTTTACCAACCCCGCATTGCTCAAGCTTGTTGGGCGCACTGGCAAACCTTCGGACTTTATCGGGCAGTTGGTGGGCGAGTTCATGTACAGTGATCCCGGTCGTGAAACCATTTCACACAAGGTGCTGCGTAGTCGTTCACCCATCATCGGGCACGAAAGTTCGTTCACCAACAGGCTCGGCGATCAGGTGACCATGGTTGTGGACTCTTCTCCCATCTATGACTTGGATGGAAAGCTTATCGGTGCTTTTACGATCTGTACGGATATGACCGAAGTACGCAGGCAACAGGCGCTGGTTGAGGCCCAGAACGAGACGATCACGCACGCGGCGCATGCAGCAGGGCAGGTTTCCGAGCAGGTCTCTTCGGCTTCCGAGGAGCTGTCTGCTCAGATTCAGCAGTCCAGCGCCGGTGCTGATGAGCAGCGCAAGCTGACCGGCGAATCTGCGACCGCCATGACTGAAATGAACGCATCCGTGCTGGAGGTGGCCCAGAACGCATCGCTCGCGGCTGAATCGGCCAGCGAAGCGCAGCATCAGGCCATTGAAGGTGCAAAGGTTGTCGATATGGCCGTACAGAAGATCAACAGCGTTGCCGATCAGGCCAACATGCTCAAGGATGAAATGGGCGAGCTTGGCAGGCAGGCGCAGGGTATCGGCCAGATCATCACCGTTATTGAAGATATTGCCGACCAGACGAACCTGCTGGCTCTGAACGCCGCCATTGAGGCTGCCAGAGCGGGCGAGGCCGGTCGCGGCTTTGCCGTGGTGGCTGACGAAGTGCGCAAACTGGCGGAAAAGACCATGTCCGCCACGCGCGAAGTTGTAGACTTTGTCGGTGCCATTCAGGATTGCGCCAAGCGGAACGTTGCCGCCACAGACAAGGCGGTTACGCTTGTGGCGGAATCCACGGATCTGGCCAGCCAGTCCGGTCAGGCTCTGCATACCATCGTAGGCATGGTTGAAAGCACTGCCGATCAGGTACGCGCCATCGCCACGGCCAGCGAACAACAGTCCGCGGCCAGTGAAGAAATCAGCCGTTCCGTTGAAGAGATCAACACTATCTCCACCGAAACGGCACAGGCCATGCTGGAATCTGCAAAGGCCGTTGCCGATC